One Anolis carolinensis isolate JA03-04 unplaced genomic scaffold, rAnoCar3.1.pri scaffold_13, whole genome shotgun sequence genomic window, GGGTTCTGCCAAAGGGAAAGCCCTGCTTGCTTTTAAGCTCTTGAGCAGCATGGTTATGATTCCACCAATGTACAATTTATTAAGATTACATGAAGTGGCTtattataaaaaattattattattatttgttttttctctccagaaggagactcaaaagcagcttatattaaaagcattttgataaaatttaaaatagacaAATATTAAAGCAGATTTAAACatcaatgttattttttaaaatcacagttaaaatccataaaaacataatcaaagctacAGACCATAgtaccccctgacttgatcttaaagccttttttttaagctttgggaaaataaatataaatgccaGTACATTTTAGTATAAGTGAAGCATTCAGTTCCTGCTGTTAGTGGTTATTCACTATGACATCTGCTACCTTTTCCCCAGATTATAAAAGTAGTTTAAGGAGAATGCATATAAATACCAGTCTCTTTTGGAATAAGCAAAGCATACGGTTCATGCTATTAGTGCTTATGATTGTTCCAGTGGAGCTTCCAAATGTAGAGGTAAAGTTCCTCAAAATATCACACACATAGGGGAAACAACATGCCATATTTCTTTGACCCAAGACACAGCTCCCCCCTTGTATAGACATCTCTAAAATTGGGGTGCATCTTAAAATCATGAGTGAGGATCATCATATACGTATATTGTGTTgcatcaattctaagatgcactcccTCCATATTAACACCtataaaaatggggtgcatcttagaatcacggCTGAGATAGATTTTCATATGTataattatatactgtatttcttcaattttaaaatgcacctttcccccatataaacatctctaaaaatggattGCATCTTACAATTTGAGGTGCTTTACTTATATATAAACCATGCTTTTTTACCCCTGTTAGCATGGATTTAATGTGCGCCTTGCAATTgatgaaatacagtacagtatatagcaggcatggacagttaggaattgtgggagttgaagtccaaaacacctggagggagggcagaagtttgcccatgcctggtatatagctTTTTTTCCCTccgttggtggtactgaaattactgTGCGCCTTACAGTTGATGATGTCAATTAAAAGTTGGAAAAATAAGGTATACGGGCTGTTGCCTTTGCAACCTTCTGTTGGGTTTTCCAAGAGGCTTTTAGTCTTGAGTTATTCTTTGGGGATAGATAAGATTTTTGGCGACAGGACAACAGGAAGTGGAGCTAGAAGCCAAACTGGTCAGGCTGGGTTGCTTCTGCTGTGAGCTCTGGGGCTGGCCAGTGTGGTGTTGGCTATCGTCATGCAGGCAATGAAATTCTTCATAGGTAAATCATGGTGACAGGTGCCTAAACAGGACAGCCAGGCCCTCGGCCCCTGCGTCATCGCGTCATCATCGCACCCTCTTGGTGTGCGAAGCCAAAGGCCTGCCAAAGCAGGTGGTGTGCTCCTTGACGTAACATCTGATCTCTGGAAACATCTGCTCAGTCACATAAAACACCGGTACAGATGGTGCAAGTGTCAAAGCTTTTAGAGTAAAAGAAATCTGGTGTGCTCTGTTTTAAGGGTTCAGTGGAAAGCATAAGCAGAGATACATTTCACATTATTTTTCTAAACTTGCATACTCAGAGATACCTAAAATGTAAGGCTTTAATTGCCAATTGTGTCAGCTTTATGTAGCTCATAATGTCTTGAGCCATAAGCTTGACTTTATATGGTGAGGCTTTTCTCTTGTAGACTCACCTGTAGAGGTAATGCTTCGTGTATAAAAACACGGAGGTAGGCCTGTTCTTCATAGAAACAGGATTTTAGCGTGTGCCCCAGGAaaacattatttcccatggaaagcTGTGCATTCCTGAAAAGGTTTGTATTTGCTTCCTACCTTCCTTGAATTCGCAACTAAAAGTCTGACACATTTGCAGAACTCTGCACATAACTTTTTGCACTTGGTTTCGTAAATGAATAAGTGCTCGTTCTTTCTTTGTGTAATTTTGAGTTGCTTTTGAATTGCTTcccatatttttatttcatacaAACTGAACAATTGTGGCCCCTCTATTTTATTTATAAAGGTTCAGTGTATCTTTGCCTGCCTACATCAATCTGCAAGGGAGTTGCAGAAAAGCCTCATGTTCATCGAGCCGTGAGTCACAACCAATTTTTAAAGCTGTTATAACAAAAAGAAAGTGTTTGCTGCTTTTTTTTCAGAAGTAACTTTAAAAGTGTAGcttagaaaagaaggaaaaaagagttttaaaaaccattttcagTAGGCACAACATTAATCCTGGATGCTTGCAAATCCTGATCTTTAGTCATACACAGactagctttttaaaaacaattgtcaCATACCATTACCACTTTGCCTTTACTTTTTATGTATCATTCCCCTGACTTCCTTACTGCAGGTATTGGGCAAGAAAACTTTTCCTTTAAAACTTTTCAACAGCGGGCATAAAATTCTGCAGCTGAGGTCTTGAAGAATGCAGATGGGTATAGTATGTGTTGGAGCTCGCAGTGTGTATTAACTaactttttttttagttttgcttGTTTTAAGTGGCTCCCAAATGTACAATGTTTACTTgggggtgggaaaggggagggatAAGGCAGATCCTGCTTTCTAGAACAGCTCCAGATATCTTGGCAGCCTTTCCAAATGCACTGTACGATATACATTTATGAATACTCAGTCTTTAACTGAAAATATACTGAATTCATAAATGGCTGCCTGTTAAAATATACTCGCTATGGGTCTGTCTTGTGATCCACGGCCTTTGGGCAGTGTGTTCTGATTTCTATTGAACCCTCGTTCTCTAtgtagagaaaaaaaatctttctgtcGATTTGATCCAGATGCCCCTCTTTTGGCTCTGCTGTCTTTTTATGTAGATGTCTGGCAACCGACATAATTTTGGTCAGCACCAAATTAGTAAGTGGTGCATGTGACATTAAATGCAGTGTTTAGTTCAGTTCTTGGTTGTGAAAAGAAAACGAATATTCATAACTTATGCTTTTAGAGTTTCTCAGCTCTTCTGGGGTTCGTGAAGTATTTAATCTGCATaatgaaataaatttaaaagtatcACAACTTGCCTTTCGTAGATAGTACTTTTAATGTTTTTCGTATTTATAACCAAACATGAATTTCAGGCGATGAAACCAGGCAAAGGGTGAAGTTCACAGATGAGCGAGTCTGCAAGAGCCACCTTCTGGATTGTTGCCCACATGATATTCTTGCCGGAACGGTACGTACTCTTTCTCATGACATTGAGATACAGTTGTCAAAAGACTTTGTTCAATATGTGGTTTGGTTTGCTAGCTAAATCATCTTTGTCATCTATGTATCCTATGTATGTGCTTGAACTCCAAAGTCCAGCAATAGCAAGCTGAAAGGCAACCACTTCTTTAGAATAAGGTCATTATTCTGGGATAAAATGGAGATGTGCTTTGAGATATTTAAATATAGAAAGAATAAGAATGctgcataaatacatacatattagGAAATGTCAGGCTTGTTGTTAATGAAAATAGTTCTTGTCTTAATCAGATAGATACACAGGGAATATAACCATAATGCAATAAAAACAACTCAACAATATTAAGAGTCAATAATGCTATAATTGAAACCTTAAACAGAATTAGAATGCATGCCAAGGAGACCTTTATATTGTTGTCACTGTCTTCATGTTGCATTTTTGCTCTTTACATGTGTAGTGTGCTGTATGTGCCCAGATAATTCTGGTTTGTGAGtgatttaaaagtaaaataaatatattccctCAGGGAGAAAGAGAGTAGTGCACTTATGTCTGTTTAGTGAAGTCTTTGCAGAGATGAGTTTCATACTGAAAGCATCCTGGTCCATACGGCGTTCTCTTAACAGGCATTCTATTACAGGCCTCGGTGAATCTCTGTGGAATGCAATATAAAATTAATAGCAAAAGGGTGTATCATATAGTAACCTGCAGAATCATTCAGATCATTTTCTTAGTTAATCACCAGCAACTATGCTTTATGCTTGTAATGATTTAAAGGAGACTGTAAGTTTAAAGAACTCTGATTTATTgggatttaaaattatttttctattttttaacagCGCATGGACCTGGGAGAGTGCACAAAAATTCACGATTTGGCACTAAGAGCGGATTATGAGATTGCAAGCAAAGAAAGGGACCTGTTCTTTGAGCTGGATGTAAGTTTTCCAAATTTCTGAAAATGATATGTGCGTAAATTAGGCAATAAGAGTACAAACATTGTTGCTAATCTTTTGATTCTTTGTTTACCTGAACTTTCTGCTGGAATTGTGAGCGTGGGTACTCTATGCCACTTGACAATTTTATGTCATTTATTTACTGTGCAGCATTCTAGAAATTCACCAGGGATCATATGtactatgttttttttaatatagatttttattattttctaagtGATATTTACagcgaaagcgaggaaaacaaaacCGTGGGGATCATTATATACTATGTTTTAATAAGTAAATCTCTTACTCTAAGAGGCTTCTGAGGCTATTCTTAAAACAAGAGTTTTCATATAACTGCTATTTATCGATCCCAGATGTTCAGTGTGCCTTATTCTTAGAATTATGGCAGGTTACTTAGTAGTTTCTCCACTGGAAATTGGATagttattttattagtattgtgTGCTTGAATTAGTTGACATTATTCAAAGGATGACACTACACAAGATGGGTTAGAAGATAATTCTCTGAGTATTTAGTCTATACATCATTTTAAAGCAGGGTTGGTCAGCTTGGCCCAGGCCATTTTTAACAATCCCAGCAcctgcagttcaatacacagagcCAACAATAACCCACTTATTCAGCTGTTtttatgaggttttttttttctaaaacagtCTAAttagactttgtttttttaagtatACTGTACTTCAAAAGTCAAGAGTTCTTTAGCAATACTTCTGCAGTTTCTATTGTTTGTCTATTAGTGGGGTGTGTATTTTGCCTCCATCATTGGTAAGAATGGTCTTCAGGCAGGAAAATGGAATGTCAAGgagaaaaacagatttaaagtTTTATCTTTGACATGCTTATCTTTCTGAAAATTGAGGGAAGCAATTATACACCTCTGCTTTTTAATCGGGACGGAGCTAAATTGGTAAATGGGAGGGGGGAGTAAAATGATTATAGATGAGCATTCTCAAAAAGCAGGGAAGAACAAGGTGATACACACCAGTGTCTGTGTACGTATTGGGAGCGAGAGGGAATGGCACATAGAGTATAATTTCCCCTGTTTGTACCTGTACAGGCAATGGACCACTTGGAGTCTTTCATTGCTGAATGTGACAGAAGAACTGAACTGGCGAAGAAACGGCTTGCAGAAACACAGGAAGAGATCAGTGCtgaagtggctgccaaggtattCCCACTGTGTCAAATCATGTGTCATGGCCTCCTGTGCAAGCCAGAAGGGCTTTAGTACAGGTATTCCAGTTAAGAAACTAAGCATGTTCCTGGGCATTGCTTCTTCAATGGAAAATTTAATGCCATACTTTGCTGAAatatgttgaactgctcttcttttttgtcATGTGTATgcctatttctatttttttataatatttcTTCCTCTGGTTCCAAATTTTAAGTCAGGGAAGGAATGCCCAGGAACGCATCTACTTTGTGATCACTGAGGCACACCTATAGTTGATACCCGCTTGCGCTGTTATCAGAGTCCCTCAGTAATGATCCACTTCTCCTTTCTTAGATAGTCGCAGACAAATCACTGATCTTCAGTACTCATTGCGTTGGGGTTGCAGGACAGATTTGGGATATGACAGTGAATGGTCTTTTCGGATACTTCAGCTGGGAAGACACCTTGGTCTAAACTGAAATGCTAGTCCAGCTTATAGTAGGCTCATTGAGTGAATGGGAGTTTGGTGAATCAGCATTTATACAAGAGTATAGATTTCTTGGGTTTACTCTCATTGGGATAATTTCAGATAGAGATGGTCTAGTGGCTGGTGCCAGTCCCTGCTAGATTTCCTGGGGGGAAAAATTGTagacaatagaatcatagaataatagagttggacgagaccacataggccatctagtccagtcccctgccatgcaggaaatacaAAGTACCCCTAACAATGGGTGCAGATTTACTGGGACCTGGTCCATTATAAATGCTGGTACATTCTGGAATAAGTAAAGTGGTTCTCACATGAGATAATTTGAGATGGACTGATTCAGGTCCCTTTAAACTCATTTTAAATATGCAAATTCAACCAGtgttgtttattagttcagttgcttccaactctttgtgacctcatggaccagcctacgccGTTGCCactcccagctctttcaaggtcaagccagtcacttcaagcataccatggtatccttgaagtgcaaccaaaagaatattttttaaaaaatgttagccCCAGCCACAAATTTACTAGTCACATTTCAGTCGTGCACTTAAACCCTTGGTGAAAAATAATGAAAGTCTCATTTGGGTCAGAAAATGCCCGGAATTAAAGCAttcagtggattttttttaaaattaacctGACTGTATGATGATTAAAATAGCTTAAACCTATtacaatataaaaagaaaatcaattgAGTCTACTTTATCAGTACTGAAACACCTCTCTGAATCTTTCACAAAATAATCATAAAGTACTTTCCATTGAATCGGTTTATTGAGACTAAAGCCCAAAATATAAAGATGTCTCATTCCTAAAATCCTCCCTTTCTAGGCAGAAAAGGTTCATGAACTAAATGAAGACATTGGCAAACTCCTGGCTAAAGCTGAGCAGCTGGGAGCGGAAGGGAATGTGGATGAGTCCCAGAAGATATTGATGGAAGTTGAGAAAGTGcgagcaaaaaagaaagaagccgAGGTTTGTGTTGTTTCCATTATACTTGAGCAAAACAAAAACGAGGTGATACATATTACAATGATTCTGTTTCCTTGTGACTTTATGTATAAATAATTTGTTTGGATTTGGCAGTAAACTAAAATTAAACTTCTCCAAATGATGATAAACTGTATATTTtggagcttatttatttattttatttatttattacaatatttatatcccgcccttctcacccaacaggggactcagggcggcttacaataagacgcatatataaaaattatacagtgcagtataaatcagttaaaaattattattaacttacatcagtattcataaaacacattataaaatactggtAGGCGTGTTATTCTATATTTCATTTGACATATGTTGCACAGTGACCACTTGGAATACTTCTGGTATGTTAATTTGAGTAAAAGTGGTAAATCCAGTAACATTTGCTCAGAGGAAGTAATATGGAGAAAAGAAAGGATCCGAGTCTGGATGCTAAGCTACCTCTGCTCTTTCACAGGAAGAGTACCGCAATTCCATGCCTGCGTCCAGCTTTCAGCAACAGAAGCTGCGTGTCTGTGAAGTCTGTTCTGCATACCTTGGTCTCCATGACAATGATCGTCGTCTTGCAGATCACtttggaggcaaactgcatttggGCTTCATTCAGATCCGCGAGAAGTTGGACCAGTTGCGGGTAAGAACAGGAACTCTCCAGGCAAAAAGCACCTGCTTTGCATGTAGAAAAGTCTCTGTTCAGTATTAgttatttatatatctatctacCCCACCTGTTTCCTAAAATAGACTCAAGGCTTGATAGAGAGTATTGAGTTGAAATATTATACCTGCTATAAGACAACTTCCTTTTTTCTTTACACTTCTGATTGAGTTCTATGTTTTGCCCGCAGCTTATGCCAGTCCTCTGAACTGCGCATAATTTTGCATAATCATTCCCCAGATTCTGCTTTGAGTCCCGTTTGCTTTGAGCACTCAAAACAGAAATGTTAAGCAAATAAACAACCTAG contains:
- the luc7l gene encoding putative RNA-binding protein Luc7-like 1 isoform X1 is translated as MSAQAQMRALLDQLMGTARDGDETRQRVKFTDERVCKSHLLDCCPHDILAGTRMDLGECTKIHDLALRADYEIASKERDLFFELDAMDHLESFIAECDRRTELAKKRLAETQEEISAEVAAKAEKVHELNEDIGKLLAKAEQLGAEGNVDESQKILMEVEKVRAKKKEAEEEYRNSMPASSFQQQKLRVCEVCSAYLGLHDNDRRLADHFGGKLHLGFIQIREKLDQLRKTVAEKQEKRNQDRLRRREEREREERIGQRSGSRNRDRRRSRSRERRRRRSRSASREKRKSRSKSRERERHRRHRSRSRSHSRGHRRGSRDRSSKHKSSREKSREREKKEKSSSERRHESTNGKSRSKRSEEREAGEI
- the luc7l gene encoding putative RNA-binding protein Luc7-like 1 isoform X3, translating into MDLGECTKIHDLALRADYEIASKERDLFFELDAMDHLESFIAECDRRTELAKKRLAETQEEISAEVAAKAEKVHELNEDIGKLLAKAEQLGAEGNVDESQKILMEVEKVRAKKKEAEEEYRNSMPASSFQQQKLRVCEVCSAYLGLHDNDRRLADHFGGKLHLGFIQIREKLDQLRKTVAEKQEKRNQDRLRRREEREREERIGQRSGSRNRDRRRSRSRERRRRRSRSASREKRKSRSKSRERERHRRHRSRSRSHSRGHRRGSRDRSSKHKSSREKSREREKKEKSSSERRHESTNGKSRSKRSEEREAGEI
- the luc7l gene encoding putative RNA-binding protein Luc7-like 1 isoform X2, whose protein sequence is MSAQAQMRALLDQLMGTARDGDETRQRVKFTDERVCKSHLLDCCPHDILAGTRMDLGECTKIHDLALRADYEIASKERDLFFELDAMDHLESFIAECDRRTELAKKRLAETQEEISAEVAAKAEKVHELNEDIGKLLAKAEQLGAEGNVDESQKILMEVEKVRAKKKEAEEEYRNSMPASSFQQQKLRVCEVCSAYLGLHDNDRRLADHFGGKLHLGFIQIREKLDQLRKTVAEKQEKRNQDRLRRREEREREERIGQRSGSRNRDRRRSRSRERRRRRSRSASREKRKSRSKSRERERHRRHRSRSRSHSRGHRRGSRDRSSKHKKEVWTIRK